DNA from Cryptosporangium minutisporangium:
AGCGCCGCCCAGGACATGATCGACAGCGTGTACGGCGTCGCGGCGGCGTTCGTCGTGGTGAGGCTGTTGGCGTCGGCCAGGCTGGACGGCGCCACGGCCGGGAACAGCAGGACGAACAGCGTCGCGGTGGCGAGCACGATCGCCGCTCCGGTGCCGAGAAACGCCCAACCCTCCCGTCCGCGGGCGTTCGCGACGCCCGCCGCGACCAAGGCGACGATCGCCGCGGCGCTGATCGCCCAGGATTCCTGCCCCGCGGCGGCCAGCGTGACCGCGGTGACGGGCACGGCCGCGAGCAGGATGCGGCCGGCCAACGCCCGGGCTCGTACCCGCACCTCGCCGGTGGTCTTGAGCGCCAGGAACACCGCGCCGTGCAGCAGGAACAGCGTCAGCGTGGTGAGGCCGCCGAGCAGGCCGGCCACCGTGAACAGGTCGGCGAGCGAACCGACGAACTCCTTGTCCGCGCCGATCGGGAGGCCGGCGAGCAGGTTGCCGAAGACGAAGCCCCAGGCGAA
Protein-coding regions in this window:
- the cydB gene encoding cytochrome d ubiquinol oxidase subunit II, coding for MELTTVWFVVLAFLWTGYFFLEGFDFGVGALLPVLGRNDTERRVLINTIGPVWDGNEVWVVAAVGATFAAFPEWYATLLSAFYLPMLLILVALIVRALAFEYRGKRVDPTWQRRWDRCIVFGSVVPAFAWGFVFGNLLAGLPIGADKEFVGSLADLFTVAGLLGGLTTLTLFLLHGAVFLALKTTGEVRVRARALAGRILLAAVPVTAVTLAAAGQESWAISAAAIVALVAAGVANARGREGWAFLGTGAAIVLATATLFVLLFPAVAPSSLADANSLTTTNAAATPYTLSIMSWAALAFTPLVLLYQGWTYWVFRKRIGVRDIPPAAGAALTRVAQ